GCGCTCGGCGGACGGCGGGTGTCGGTGAGCACCTCCCAACCGGCGCCCGAGCGGTTCGGGCAGACCTATCGTCGGCTGCTGGCCGAGGGGGCCGACGGGGTGTTGTCGGTGCACCTGTCGGCGGGACTCTCCGGCACCGTCGAGGGCGCCCGGGCCGCCGCCACCGAGTTCGGGGGCAGGGTCGCGGTGGTGGACAGCCGGTCCGCCGGCATGGGCATCGGTTTCCCGGTGCTCGCCGCCGCCCGGGCCGCCGCGCGGGCCGCGCAACTGCCCGAGGTACGCGACGCGGCCCAGGCCGCCGTGGCGCGTACCACGATCTTCTTCTACGTCGACACGTTGGAGTTCCTTCGCCGGGGTGGCCGGATCAGCGCCGCCGAGGCGCTGCTCGGCACGGCGTTGTCGGTCAAGCCGATCATGCACATGCTGGACGGCGCGATCGTGGTCAGGGACAAGGTCCGTACCGCGAGCCGGGGGGTCACCAGGCTGACCGAACTCGCCGTCGAGGTGGCCGGCGCCGACGAGGTGGACCTGGCCGTGCACCACCTGGCCGCGCCGCAGCGCGCCGAGCAGCTTCTCGACGCGCTGCGGGGTCGCCTCGGCGACCAGGTGCGCGACACGTACCTCACCGAGGCGGGCGCGGTGGTCGCCGCGCATGCCGGGCCTGGTCTGGCGTCCGTGGTGGTGCACCGCCGGGCGTAGGGCGGGGCCTCCCCGGGAGCTGCGTCTGTCGGACCCGCGCGGCCGGGGCGGGCGCGTCCAATGCGGGCGTGACCGGGGGCGGGCGCGTCCAAGGCGGGCGCGGGCGGGCCGGGCGTGACCGGGGGCGGGCGCGGCCGGGGGGCGGCCGGGCAGCCGCATGCTCGGACACGTCCTGTCGAGCTGCCCCATGTTCGGGGCGGCGGACGACGATCGCCCCCGCAGCGGAGCGGGCGCGCGTGGTCGCCGGCGAAGGACGTTCCGCCCCGGGGGCGGGCGGATCCGCACCGGAGCCGCTGCCCGTCGACGGGTGACCGGCCCGGTGAGCTGCTCGTCCGTGACTCCGGCAGAGCGCCGCTGAGCCGGCGGCCCATACCACACCGAGGGCATGATCAGGGTGTTGTCCACAGGCGGCCCGGCTGTCCACAGGGGACCCCATTGGGCGTCGCCGTCGGTCTAGCGTCACGGCGTGTCCGACGACCAGGAGACCGAGGTACGCGATCGGCTGCGCCGGCTGCTTCCCGTACGCGACGGGGTGTCGCAGCTCCGCCCGGCGCCCGCGTTACCCGGCGACGACGACCCTGACGGGACCGGGCCGGGTCTGCCGTCGACGCCGAGTCGGCGTCGGCTGCCCGGCCCGGGGCCGTTCGATCCCGGGCGGCGCGGCGTGCGGGCGCTGGCCATGGTCGCGGTGCTGGTGGTGCTCGGGGCCGGGTTCTGGGCCTGGCGGTCCCGGCCCCACGTGGAGCCGGTCCCCACCCCGTCCGTGTCGGCCGGGTCGCCGCTTGTCGAAGCGTCCGGCATGCCCTCCGGCGAGGCGGCCGAGCTCGTGGTGGCGGTCGCCGGAAAGGTACGCCGACCGGGGCTGGTCCGGCTCCCGGCGGGGGCCCGGGTCGCCGACGCGATCGAGGCGGCCGGCGGCGCGCAGCCCGGCGTGGACGTCGCCCTGATCAACCCGGCCCGCAAGGTCGTCGACGGTGAGCTGATCGCGGTCGGCATCACCCCGCCGCCGGCCGCCGCTGGCGGTGGGCCCGGCGCTGGCGGTGGGCCCGGCGCGGCGCCCGGCGGAAAGGTCAACCTGAACACCGCCACCGTGGCGCAACTCGACACCCTGCCCGGGGTCGGCCCCGTGCTCGCCGAGCGGATCATCGCCCACCGCGACCGGCAGGGCGGCTTCCGCTCGGTCGGCGACCTGCGACAGGTCGAGGGCATCGGCGACGCCCGTTACGAGCAGCTCAAGGACCTGGTGACGGTGTGAACGGCCGCCGCCCAGCCGGGCCGTCGGGCCCTGGGGCGGGGTCGGGTGACGGGGTGACCGGCCGCCACCGCCCGGCCGGACCGCCACCGCCCGGGTCGGGGTCGGGGCGGCCGGCCAGCCGGCCCACCGACGCGGCCGGTCAGGTCGACCTCCGGCCACCCGACCTGCGGTTGGTCGGGCTCGCGGTGGCCACCTGGCTGACCGCGCTCGCCGGGCTGAGCCTGTCCGCCCCGGCGAGCCTGCTACTGGCCGTGGCGGCGGCGGTGCTGGCCGCCGCGCTCGCCGTCCATCTGCTGGGCCGGCTCGGTCGACCCGGGGCGCCCGCCCGGCGGTACGGCTGGATCGCCGTCGCCGTGCTGCTCGGCGTGGTCTGCGGCGGCGCGGCGACCGCCGCCCGGCTGACCGCCCGGGACGCGGCGGTCGTCCGGGCGCTGACCGGGGAACGGGCGTCGGTCACCGCCGAACTCGTGGTGCGGGACGACCCGCGGCCGGTCCGGGGCGTGGTCGGCCGTCCCGCGATGCTGCTGGCCCCGGCCGACCTGGTCGGCGTGACCGGGCCGGACGGTCGGCGGGTCGACGCCCCGGTCCGGATGTTGGTGCTCGCCACCGACCCGGCCTGGCGGGGGCTGCTGCCCGGCCAGCGGCTCACCGCGCAGGGGCGGCTCGCCGAGCCCCGGGGCGGCGACCTGACCGGCGCGGTGCTCAGCGCCAGCGGTCCGCCGACGCTGCTCGGTGGACCCGGCTGGGCGCAACGCGCCGCCGGCCGGCTCCGGGCCGGGCTGCAACGAGCCTGCGCCCCGCTGCCGGACGACCAGGGTGGGCTGCTGCCCGGCCTGGTCGTGGGCGACACCAGCCGGTTGCCGCCGGAGGTCGAGGAGGACTTCCGGGCCACCGGCATGACCCATCTGAACGCCGTCTCCGGTTCCAACGTGGCGATCGTGGTGGGCGCGGTGCTGCTGCTGGCCCGCTGGGCACGGGCCGGTCCCCGGCTGGCGGTGGCGCTGTGCGGGGTCGCGCTGGTCGGCTTCGTCATCCTGGTGCGACCGTCGCCGAGCGTGGTGCGGGCGGCCACCATGGGCGCGATCGGGCTGGCCGCGCTCGCCGCCGGTCGTCCCCGGGCCGCGCTGCCCGCCCTGGCCGCCGCGGTCACCGTGCTGGTGCTGGCCGATCCCGACCTGGCCGGTGACCCGGGTTTCGCGCTCTCCGTCCTGGCCACCGGCGGGCTGCTGCTGATCGCCCCCCGGTGGCGGGACGCGCTGCGGCGGCGTGGGGTGCCGACGGGTCTGGCCGAGGCGCTGGCCGTGCCGGCCGCCGCCCAGCTCGCCTGTGGGCCGGTGGTCGCCGGGCTGTCCGGCACGGTGAGCCTGGTGGCCGTACCGGCGAACCTGCTCGTCGTGCCGGCGGTCGCGCCCGCCACGGTGCTGGGTGTGCTGGCGGCGGTGTTGTCGCCGCTGTGGCCGGCGGCGGCCGAGTTCGTCGCCTGGCTGGCGAGCTGGCCGGCGTGGTGGCTGGTCACCGTCGCCAGGTACGGCGCCCGGCTGCCCGCCGGGAACGTCCCCTGGCCGGGCGGGGCGTTCGGCGGGTTGCTGCTGGCGGCGGCGACCGTGGCGCTGCTGGTGGCCGTCCGCCGTCCGGTGGTCCGCCGGCTGGTGGCGGTGGTGGCGCTCGCCGCGGTGCTGGGCGCGTTGCCGGTCCGGTTGGTGGCGAGCGGCTGGCCACCCCGGGGTTGGGTGGTGGCGGTGTGCGCGGTCGGCCAGGGTGACCTGGTCGTGCTGCCGGTGGCTGCGGGTCAGGCGGTGGTGGTGGACGCCGGCCCCGATCCGGCGGCGGCCGACGGCTGCCTGCGGCGGCTCGGCGTACGTCAGGTGCCGCTGCTGGTGGTCAGCCACTTCCACGTCGACCACACCGGCGGTGTCGACGGGGTGGCCCGGGGGCGCCGGGTGACGGCCGTGGTGACGCCACGGTGGCCGGAGCCGGCGGCTGGGCGCGACCTGGTCCACACCTCGGCGGTCGTCGCGGGGGCGCGGGTGGGGCCGGCCGTCGACGGGTGGACGTTCCGGGCGGGCGGGGTGGAGTTGGCGCTGGTCGGCCCGCCGTACCCGATGCGCGGCACCCGTTCCGACCCGAACAACAACTCCCTGGTGCTGCTCGCCCGGGTGGCCGGGGTGCGGATGCTGCTCGCCGGGGACGCCGAGACCGAGGAGCAGCGGGCGGTGCTCGACCGGGTGCCGGCGAGCACCCTCGACGTGGACGTGCTGAAGGTCGCCCACCACGGCTCCGCCTACCAGGATCCGGCGTTCCTCGACGCGACCCGGCCGGCGGTGGCGCTGGTGCCGGTGGGGGCGGGCAACGGGTACGGGCATCCGAATCCGGCCGTGCTGGCGAGACTGGCGCGCGGCGGGGCCCGCGTGCTGCGCACCGACACCCAGGGTGACCTGGCGGTGGTCGCCGAGGGTGGTCGTCTGGCGGTGGTGGCGCGCGGCGGCCGGTCAGGGCCGGGCGGGTGAGCCGAACTGGCGCTCCACGACGGCCAGCAGCGCCCGGTGGGTGTCCTGGTCGGCGGCCACCAGCAGACCGCCCCCTCCGGTGTGCAACGGCTGCCCCCGCAGGCCGGTCACCACGCAACCGGCTGCCCGACAGACGGCGATCCCGCTGGCGAAGTGCACGCTGTCCTGGATGTGACCGTCGGTCACGTAGGCGGCCCGCCGTCCGTCGGCGACCCAGGCCACCGCCAGGCTGGTGGAGACCACCCGGGCCCGGAACCGTGCGGTGAACTCCGGGTCAGTGAGCAGGCGGGCCGGCTGGAAAGCGGAGCTGTTCGGCAGCGGGGCGTCCAGGTTGACGTCCACCAGCAACGAGTCGGCGGACGGTCGCAGCAGCTCGTCCACGCCGTCGCGGCGAACGTGGGCCGGACCGCCGTCGGTCCAGAACACCTCCCGGGCGAAGGGGTCGGCCTGGGCGGCCACCGTGACGTCGGCGCCGGTTCGCAGCGCCACGTTCACCGCCACCAGGGGCGTACGGGCGGCGAAGTTCAGGGTTCCGCACAGCGGGTCGACCAACCAGGTCTGGTCCACCGTGTCGGCGCCGGTGAGCCCGGTTTCCTCACCGATGACGGCGTCGGCCGGTCGAGCTGCCCGCAACAGGTCGACGATCACCTGCTCCGATTCGAGGTCGGCGGCCGTGGCGAAGTCGAGCGGGGCCTTCTGGAAGCGGGGGATCACCGTCCCGTACCGGGATCGCACGACGGCGGCGCCCGCTTCGGCCGCGGCGATCGCCAACGCTCCGTCTTCAATCGACATGAGTGGATAATAAAGTGATCTGGTCCGCTGCGCCGGCCTGCCCGGCGGCGTGCCCGGTGGCCCTGGAGACCTGTCCGTTCAGCCAGCTACTGGGACTTATGTCGGTATTGTGCTGAGTGCGGGGCGTGCCGTCGCGGTGACGTTGAGCAGGCACGATTCGCTTCCGGGGCGTGCGAGTATGGGCGGCGTGACCCCCGCCAGCCTTGCTCCCATTCTCCTCGTTCTCGGTGACGAGGAGTTGCTCGCCACGCGCGCCGTCTCCGAAGCCGTCGCGGAAACCCGGAACGTCGACCCCGACGTGGACGTCCGCGAGTACCAGGCGGGCACTCTCACCGTCGGTGAGATCGCCGAGATGCTCAGCCCCTCGCTCTTCGGCGGCCGACGGGTCCTGGTCCTGCGCGCCGGCCAGGACGCCCGCAAGGACCTGGCGACCGCGCTGCTGGCGTACGCGAAGAACCCGGACCCGGACGTCCGGCTGGTCGTCCTGCACGCCGGCGCGGCCAAGGGCAAGGCGTTCGCCGACGGGCTGCGGACCGCCGGCGCGACGGTGGTGCCGGCGGCGAAGCTCAAGGGTGACCGGGAACGGGTGGCCTTCGTGCGCGAGGA
The sequence above is a segment of the Micromonospora sp. WMMD882 genome. Coding sequences within it:
- a CDS encoding DegV family protein, which gives rise to MPVAVVTDSTAYLPPELVREHRLTVVPLTVVLNGAEGLEGVETRPEEAARALGGRRVSVSTSQPAPERFGQTYRRLLAEGADGVLSVHLSAGLSGTVEGARAAATEFGGRVAVVDSRSAGMGIGFPVLAAARAAARAAQLPEVRDAAQAAVARTTIFFYVDTLEFLRRGGRISAAEALLGTALSVKPIMHMLDGAIVVRDKVRTASRGVTRLTELAVEVAGADEVDLAVHHLAAPQRAEQLLDALRGRLGDQVRDTYLTEAGAVVAAHAGPGLASVVVHRRA
- a CDS encoding ComEA family DNA-binding protein → MSDDQETEVRDRLRRLLPVRDGVSQLRPAPALPGDDDPDGTGPGLPSTPSRRRLPGPGPFDPGRRGVRALAMVAVLVVLGAGFWAWRSRPHVEPVPTPSVSAGSPLVEASGMPSGEAAELVVAVAGKVRRPGLVRLPAGARVADAIEAAGGAQPGVDVALINPARKVVDGELIAVGITPPPAAAGGGPGAGGGPGAAPGGKVNLNTATVAQLDTLPGVGPVLAERIIAHRDRQGGFRSVGDLRQVEGIGDARYEQLKDLVTV
- a CDS encoding ComEC/Rec2 family competence protein — encoded protein: MRLVGLAVATWLTALAGLSLSAPASLLLAVAAAVLAAALAVHLLGRLGRPGAPARRYGWIAVAVLLGVVCGGAATAARLTARDAAVVRALTGERASVTAELVVRDDPRPVRGVVGRPAMLLAPADLVGVTGPDGRRVDAPVRMLVLATDPAWRGLLPGQRLTAQGRLAEPRGGDLTGAVLSASGPPTLLGGPGWAQRAAGRLRAGLQRACAPLPDDQGGLLPGLVVGDTSRLPPEVEEDFRATGMTHLNAVSGSNVAIVVGAVLLLARWARAGPRLAVALCGVALVGFVILVRPSPSVVRAATMGAIGLAALAAGRPRAALPALAAAVTVLVLADPDLAGDPGFALSVLATGGLLLIAPRWRDALRRRGVPTGLAEALAVPAAAQLACGPVVAGLSGTVSLVAVPANLLVVPAVAPATVLGVLAAVLSPLWPAAAEFVAWLASWPAWWLVTVARYGARLPAGNVPWPGGAFGGLLLAAATVALLVAVRRPVVRRLVAVVALAAVLGALPVRLVASGWPPRGWVVAVCAVGQGDLVVLPVAAGQAVVVDAGPDPAAADGCLRRLGVRQVPLLVVSHFHVDHTGGVDGVARGRRVTAVVTPRWPEPAAGRDLVHTSAVVAGARVGPAVDGWTFRAGGVELALVGPPYPMRGTRSDPNNNSLVLLARVAGVRMLLAGDAETEEQRAVLDRVPASTLDVDVLKVAHHGSAYQDPAFLDATRPAVALVPVGAGNGYGHPNPAVLARLARGGARVLRTDTQGDLAVVAEGGRLAVVARGGRSGPGG
- a CDS encoding inositol monophosphatase family protein codes for the protein MSIEDGALAIAAAEAGAAVVRSRYGTVIPRFQKAPLDFATAADLESEQVIVDLLRAARPADAVIGEETGLTGADTVDQTWLVDPLCGTLNFAARTPLVAVNVALRTGADVTVAAQADPFAREVFWTDGGPAHVRRDGVDELLRPSADSLLVDVNLDAPLPNSSAFQPARLLTDPEFTARFRARVVSTSLAVAWVADGRRAAYVTDGHIQDSVHFASGIAVCRAAGCVVTGLRGQPLHTGGGGLLVAADQDTHRALLAVVERQFGSPARP